One window of Leifsonia sp. AK011 genomic DNA carries:
- a CDS encoding PLD nuclease N-terminal domain-containing protein, translating to MGRLLIFGIAALVLDVFAIVDLVVIDRSRVRAFPKIFWVIIVIAIPFIGALLWFTVGRDWGRKRGQSKVVAPDDDPEFLRSIRLDEEQQARIRKLEQELADLDDDPDTKK from the coding sequence ATGGGACGATTGCTGATCTTCGGCATCGCGGCGCTGGTACTCGACGTGTTCGCGATCGTCGACCTCGTCGTGATCGACAGGTCGCGCGTTCGGGCGTTCCCGAAGATCTTCTGGGTGATCATCGTGATCGCCATCCCGTTCATCGGTGCGCTCCTGTGGTTCACCGTCGGGCGCGACTGGGGCCGCAAGCGTGGCCAGTCGAAGGTCGTGGCACCGGATGACGACCCCGAGTTCCTCCGCAGCATCCGGCTCGACGAGGAGCAGCAGGCGCGCATCCGCAAGCTCGAGCAGGAACTCGCCGATCTCGACGATGACCCAGACACCAAGAAGTGA
- a CDS encoding DUF4229 domain-containing protein, which produces MKPWVTYSLLRLGLFAAVFALLMLLNVEWWISAILAAVIGLCVSYIFFGRLRDAVALDIAKRREAPASDVDASVEDV; this is translated from the coding sequence GTGAAACCCTGGGTCACCTACTCGCTGCTTCGGCTCGGCCTCTTCGCCGCCGTCTTCGCCCTGCTCATGCTCCTGAACGTCGAGTGGTGGATCTCGGCGATCCTCGCAGCGGTCATCGGGTTGTGCGTGTCGTACATCTTCTTCGGCAGGTTGCGGGATGCCGTCGCACTCGACATCGCGAAGCGGCGGGAGGCCCCGGCATCCGATGTCGATGCCAGCGTCGAAGACGTCTAG
- a CDS encoding 1,4-dihydroxy-2-naphthoate polyprenyltransferase, with the protein MAAPRQQRIDPKSVPAPKARTRSGRPGGRPPGAPKVKKATVGDWIGAARPLTLPLSIAPVTLGAASAYAIAPDRGPAWPWPLALLCLAVAVFLQIGVNFANDYSDGIRGTDKYRVGPARLTASGAARPRTVLTVALVFFGLAAVAGLVIVVQTGHWWLLAVGAVAIVAAWFYTGGKRPYGYNALGEIVAFVFFGLVATIGTAFVLTGGIPFDSWVAGSAIGSFAAAALLVNNIRDREQDALAGKRTLAVLFGNLGSRILYAVLMLVPFVLLGWFVLLYSNTIFTYFALLAAAPAVLITLLAKTPAELIISLKLTSVTALGYALLLGWAIGF; encoded by the coding sequence GTGGCAGCCCCCAGACAGCAGCGCATCGATCCGAAGTCCGTCCCCGCCCCAAAGGCGCGCACCAGGAGCGGCCGACCCGGAGGCCGTCCGCCGGGTGCGCCGAAGGTCAAGAAGGCCACGGTCGGCGACTGGATCGGCGCTGCCCGCCCCCTCACGCTCCCGCTGTCGATCGCGCCCGTGACGCTCGGCGCCGCCAGCGCCTACGCGATCGCCCCCGACCGTGGTCCTGCCTGGCCATGGCCGCTCGCGCTCCTCTGCCTCGCGGTCGCCGTATTCCTCCAGATCGGCGTCAACTTCGCGAACGACTACTCCGACGGCATTCGTGGCACCGACAAGTACCGTGTCGGGCCCGCGCGGCTCACGGCGTCGGGTGCTGCCCGTCCGCGCACGGTGCTGACGGTTGCGCTCGTCTTCTTCGGGCTCGCGGCGGTCGCTGGCCTCGTGATCGTCGTGCAGACCGGCCACTGGTGGCTGCTCGCGGTCGGTGCGGTCGCCATCGTGGCCGCGTGGTTCTACACGGGCGGCAAGCGCCCCTACGGTTACAACGCGCTGGGCGAGATCGTGGCGTTCGTGTTCTTCGGGCTCGTGGCCACGATCGGTACGGCGTTCGTGCTGACCGGCGGCATCCCGTTCGACAGCTGGGTGGCGGGGTCGGCGATCGGTTCCTTCGCGGCCGCAGCGCTCCTCGTCAACAACATCCGTGATCGCGAACAGGACGCACTTGCCGGCAAGCGCACACTCGCGGTGCTCTTCGGCAACCTCGGCTCGCGCATCCTCTACGCGGTGCTCATGCTCGTGCCGTTCGTGCTGCTCGGCTGGTTCGTGCTGCTCTACTCGAACACGATCTTCACGTACTTCGCGCTGCTCGCGGCGGCGCCTGCCGTGCTCATCACGCTGCTCGCGAAGACGCCGGCGGAGCTCATCATCTCGCTCAAGCTGACGTCGGTCACCGCGCTCGGTTACGCGCTCCTGCTCGGCTGGGCGATCGGGTTCTGA
- a CDS encoding AMP-binding protein: MTRPLAVVPAEPRAVAQQLAAALSGDGPAILPHATPSELQGTLPHLVPQKVAVVVETSGSTGRPKRVQLSADALLASAAASESALGGPGQWMLALPVHYIAGIAVLVRALAAQVHPVLLDPSGFTAERFVAAARELDHPRRFVSLVPAQLARLVESPEAVEALRGFERVLVGGQSMPPALAARAKGLVLPVTRTYGSSETSGGCVYDGEAIGDTRVRIVDGRIELAGSVLAEGYLDDPDRTARAFHDDEGHRWYRTDDAGELTDGTLRVLGRLDDVIVSGGVKVSLAAVEQVVRSVPGLELAVVVRAPHPEWGETSVVVSELGVELDDLRRAVAERLGAPAAPTRVVLVDRIPMLPSGKPDRLALTAFALS; the protein is encoded by the coding sequence ATGACTCGTCCGCTCGCGGTCGTGCCCGCGGAGCCCCGCGCGGTGGCGCAGCAGCTGGCCGCGGCGCTGTCGGGTGATGGGCCGGCCATCTTGCCGCACGCCACCCCGTCTGAGCTCCAGGGCACGCTGCCCCATCTCGTGCCCCAGAAGGTCGCGGTCGTCGTCGAGACGAGCGGTTCGACGGGGCGACCCAAGCGCGTGCAGCTCTCCGCGGACGCGCTGCTGGCGAGCGCAGCGGCATCCGAGTCCGCCCTCGGTGGGCCCGGACAATGGATGCTCGCCCTCCCCGTTCACTACATCGCGGGTATCGCGGTGCTCGTGAGGGCGCTGGCCGCGCAGGTGCACCCCGTGTTGCTTGACCCCTCCGGCTTCACCGCGGAGCGCTTCGTGGCCGCCGCGCGTGAGCTCGATCATCCCCGGCGATTCGTGTCGCTGGTTCCCGCCCAACTCGCGCGCCTCGTCGAGAGCCCGGAGGCAGTAGAGGCGCTGCGCGGCTTCGAGCGTGTGCTCGTTGGGGGGCAGTCGATGCCTCCGGCCCTCGCCGCTCGGGCCAAGGGTCTCGTGCTGCCCGTGACGCGCACCTATGGGTCGAGTGAGACGAGCGGCGGCTGCGTGTACGACGGAGAAGCCATCGGTGACACGAGGGTGCGCATCGTGGATGGCCGCATCGAACTCGCGGGCAGCGTGCTCGCCGAGGGCTACCTCGACGACCCCGATCGCACGGCACGAGCCTTCCACGACGACGAGGGTCACCGGTGGTATCGCACGGATGACGCTGGCGAACTCACCGACGGAACCCTCCGCGTTCTCGGCCGCCTCGACGACGTCATCGTCTCCGGGGGCGTGAAGGTCTCCCTGGCCGCGGTGGAGCAGGTCGTGAGGTCGGTTCCCGGTCTCGAACTCGCCGTCGTGGTGCGGGCTCCGCATCCCGAGTGGGGGGAGACGTCCGTCGTCGTGAGCGAGCTTGGGGTGGAGCTCGACGATCTACGCCGTGCCGTGGCGGAACGCCTGGGCGCGCCAGCAGCGCCGACCAGGGTGGTGCTGGTCGATCGCATCCCGATGCTGCCCTCGGGCAAGCCGGATCGCCTCGCGCTGACGGCCTTCGCTCTCAGCTGA
- a CDS encoding 1,4-dihydroxy-2-naphthoyl-CoA synthase, translated as MTQVSELFDADLWRDVDGFDALTDITYHHDVSGRVARVAFNRPEVRNAFRPHTVDELYRTLDDARQNPNIGVVLLTGNGPSAKDGGWAFCSGGDQRIRGREGYEYHEGEHPTVRQGNGRLHILEVQRLIRTMPKVVIAVVPGWAAGGGHSLAVVCDLTIASREHGKFKQTDADVGSFDAGYGSAYLARQVGQKVAREIFFLAREYDADRAYEMGAINASVAHEELESTAYEWATTILGKSPTAIRMLKFAFNLVDDGLMGQQVFAGEATRLAYGTDEAVEGRDAFLEKRAPDWGPYPWQF; from the coding sequence ATGACCCAGGTCTCCGAACTGTTCGACGCCGATCTGTGGCGCGATGTCGATGGCTTCGATGCCCTCACGGACATCACGTACCACCACGACGTGAGCGGCCGCGTAGCCCGTGTCGCCTTCAACCGGCCCGAGGTGCGCAACGCCTTCCGCCCGCACACGGTCGACGAGCTGTACCGAACTCTCGATGACGCGCGCCAGAACCCCAACATCGGCGTCGTGCTGCTCACCGGCAATGGCCCGAGCGCGAAGGACGGCGGGTGGGCGTTCTGCTCCGGCGGCGACCAGCGCATCCGCGGCAGGGAGGGCTACGAGTACCACGAGGGCGAGCATCCCACCGTCCGCCAGGGCAATGGCCGTCTCCACATCCTCGAGGTCCAGCGCCTGATCCGCACGATGCCCAAGGTGGTCATCGCTGTCGTTCCGGGCTGGGCTGCCGGCGGCGGCCACTCGCTCGCGGTGGTCTGCGACCTCACGATTGCCTCGCGCGAGCACGGCAAGTTCAAGCAGACGGATGCCGACGTCGGCTCCTTCGACGCCGGCTACGGCAGCGCGTACCTGGCGCGGCAGGTCGGCCAGAAGGTCGCACGCGAGATCTTCTTCCTGGCGCGGGAGTACGACGCGGATCGGGCCTACGAGATGGGGGCGATCAACGCCTCGGTTGCGCACGAGGAGCTCGAGTCGACCGCCTACGAGTGGGCCACGACCATCCTCGGCAAGTCGCCCACGGCGATCCGCATGCTCAAGTTCGCGTTCAACCTCGTCGACGACGGGCTCATGGGCCAGCAGGTCTTCGCCGGTGAGGCGACCCGCCTCGCCTACGGTACGGATGAAGCGGTCGAGGGGCGCGACGCGTTCCTCGAGAAGCGGGCGCCGGACTGGGGTCCGTACCCCTGGCAGTTCTGA
- a CDS encoding o-succinylbenzoate synthase, which produces MYPPLDELLGTARVVALPLVTRFRGIETREAMLLEGPSGWTEFSPFVEYGDPEAATWLAAAIDFGWSELPVAARSSVRVNATVPAVTADLVPETLARFPGCRTAKVKVAEPGQTLEDDVARVAAVRALLGPEGRVRVDANGAWNVDEAEHAIHALAPYDLEYVEQPCATVEELAELRRRVKYMGIPIAADESVRKAEDPLAVARAGAADILVIKVQPLGGIARALAISSEVGLPVVVSSALETSVGLSMGLHLAAALPTLEFDCGLATASLLAADVTDAPLTPIDGALAVRRVVPSPELLDRYAATADRTRWWRARLERCLRLLPAE; this is translated from the coding sequence ATGTACCCCCCTCTGGATGAGCTCCTCGGCACGGCCCGCGTCGTCGCACTGCCCCTCGTGACGCGCTTTCGCGGGATCGAGACGCGGGAGGCGATGCTGCTCGAGGGCCCGTCGGGGTGGACCGAGTTCTCGCCGTTCGTCGAGTACGGCGACCCCGAAGCGGCGACGTGGCTCGCGGCGGCGATCGACTTCGGGTGGTCTGAGCTGCCCGTCGCCGCGCGGTCTTCGGTTCGTGTGAACGCCACCGTGCCCGCCGTCACTGCCGATCTCGTGCCGGAGACGCTCGCGCGGTTCCCCGGGTGCCGCACCGCAAAGGTGAAGGTCGCCGAACCCGGTCAGACCCTCGAGGACGACGTCGCGCGGGTTGCCGCGGTGCGCGCTCTGCTCGGCCCGGAGGGTCGCGTCCGCGTCGATGCGAATGGCGCCTGGAATGTGGATGAAGCGGAACACGCCATCCATGCGCTCGCCCCCTACGACCTCGAGTACGTTGAGCAGCCGTGCGCGACCGTGGAGGAACTCGCCGAGTTGCGGCGCCGGGTGAAGTACATGGGCATTCCGATCGCTGCGGACGAGAGTGTGCGGAAGGCGGAGGATCCCCTTGCGGTCGCTCGGGCTGGGGCAGCCGACATCCTCGTGATCAAGGTGCAGCCGCTCGGCGGGATCGCGCGGGCTCTCGCGATCTCGTCGGAGGTCGGGCTGCCCGTGGTGGTCTCCAGCGCGCTCGAGACATCCGTCGGACTCTCGATGGGACTGCACCTCGCCGCAGCGCTGCCTACGCTCGAGTTCGATTGCGGCCTCGCCACCGCGAGCCTGCTGGCCGCCGACGTGACGGATGCCCCGCTCACCCCGATCGACGGCGCCCTAGCCGTGCGCCGCGTTGTGCCCTCCCCCGAGTTGCTCGACCGCTACGCGGCCACCGCGGACCGCACGCGCTGGTGGCGCGCCCGGCTAGAGCGCTGCCTGCGGTTGCTGCCCGCCGAGTGA
- a CDS encoding cell wall-binding repeat-containing protein produces MLLALTGSGAVAPAAMAGDAPEYGSITGQLSFTEEPIGSITGFVKGIGYLDESAGRVDYLYGEFDVVDGSFEFANVKPGSWEVRISATSDGVQWSPMYVAGVPLQSQAATITVRAGETSDVGTIALHRAPKVEGVISAPPGTPKVAVFYLQNGTTGEFEWFTNTVTDESGAFAEGLLVEGTYRIQMRSDPDLAPRWWPDGRTMADGQDVVLTEGQVLEFSGSLTRPRYPMTILPRIAGSDRFQTNVAVSRELFPPSTDPFEIPVAYVVSGEKFPDALVAGPAAHHEGGVVLLSRQGEIPASTWIELNRLRPKRIVVLGGDSSVSASVVARLGEIAPVERIAGANRYETSRLVAERVFACGASPCIERVFIATGRDYPDALSASAPAAKLGSPIILVDGKASALDAPSRELIYKLASQGVYIMGDSKSVSDGIEAGTLQLPDASTRIGGPNRFWTSLGAAQRFFPKADDVLLTTGLGFADALSGGPLAAAKGSPMVLTRPNCVSRGMAGLLQSLDVSRLRFLGDSNSVQDNVLDTICD; encoded by the coding sequence ATGCTGCTGGCCCTCACAGGCTCCGGGGCGGTGGCGCCCGCCGCCATGGCTGGGGATGCCCCTGAGTACGGAAGCATCACGGGCCAGTTGAGTTTCACGGAGGAGCCAATTGGTTCCATCACAGGTTTCGTCAAGGGGATCGGCTATCTCGACGAATCTGCCGGGAGGGTCGACTATCTCTACGGCGAGTTCGACGTCGTCGATGGCAGCTTCGAATTCGCCAACGTGAAGCCGGGTTCATGGGAGGTGCGCATCAGTGCCACCTCCGATGGCGTCCAGTGGTCGCCGATGTACGTTGCTGGCGTTCCCCTGCAATCTCAAGCCGCCACGATCACCGTTCGTGCGGGGGAGACATCGGATGTAGGCACCATTGCCTTGCACCGAGCGCCCAAGGTGGAGGGCGTCATCTCTGCACCACCTGGGACACCCAAGGTGGCCGTCTTCTACCTTCAGAACGGCACCACCGGCGAGTTCGAGTGGTTCACGAATACCGTCACGGACGAATCCGGTGCTTTCGCGGAAGGTCTCCTCGTCGAAGGAACCTACCGGATTCAGATGAGATCCGATCCTGACCTTGCGCCGCGATGGTGGCCAGACGGTCGCACGATGGCGGATGGGCAGGATGTCGTGCTAACCGAGGGACAGGTCCTCGAGTTCTCCGGATCTCTCACACGTCCTCGCTACCCGATGACGATCCTGCCGCGCATAGCAGGCAGTGATCGGTTCCAAACAAACGTCGCAGTCTCCCGCGAGCTGTTTCCGCCCTCGACCGATCCCTTCGAGATTCCCGTTGCGTACGTTGTTAGCGGGGAGAAGTTCCCCGACGCCCTCGTTGCTGGTCCCGCCGCCCACCATGAAGGGGGTGTCGTTCTGTTGTCCCGTCAAGGCGAGATTCCTGCATCGACGTGGATCGAGCTCAATCGACTTCGCCCTAAACGCATCGTGGTGCTCGGCGGCGATTCGTCCGTGTCCGCCAGCGTAGTAGCAAGACTCGGAGAGATTGCTCCGGTCGAACGGATAGCCGGGGCCAACCGCTACGAGACGTCGAGGCTGGTGGCCGAGCGAGTATTTGCATGTGGGGCATCCCCTTGTATCGAACGCGTGTTTATAGCCACTGGGCGCGACTATCCCGATGCTCTCAGCGCATCCGCGCCAGCTGCCAAGTTGGGGTCGCCCATAATTCTCGTTGACGGCAAAGCGAGTGCGCTGGATGCTCCGAGCCGCGAGCTGATCTACAAGCTCGCCAGCCAGGGGGTCTACATCATGGGTGATTCAAAATCCGTTTCCGACGGAATCGAGGCGGGCACGCTCCAGCTGCCTGATGCATCGACACGGATAGGCGGGCCCAACCGCTTCTGGACCTCCTTGGGTGCTGCGCAGCGGTTTTTCCCCAAGGCGGACGACGTCTTGCTGACGACGGGTCTGGGATTCGCTGACGCACTCTCGGGGGGTCCGCTGGCCGCTGCGAAGGGCTCGCCCATGGTACTTACTCGTCCCAACTGCGTCTCGCGGGGGATGGCCGGTCTGCTCCAGAGCCTGGACGTAAGCCGACTTCGGTTCCTCGGCGATTCAAATTCGGTGCAGGACAACGTGCTCGACACGATCTGCGACTGA
- a CDS encoding cell wall-binding repeat-containing protein produces MSAFAVDGPREWGRVYAGGVGSRSAANVLTVTSSATTVVPVMTLAPAARLTGTLRPPDTGVTMLPGGSVEVYRMIEGTEDFEFYDSFEAENTRGLYTSHYLPAGSYKVRGVSAYSQLAPTWWTGGRGSYAYASAERIDLSNGSEVEIDMIVLGPSAAIERIAGPNRWETSVALSQRLFPASGPQGQPAKTVPVVYVVSGEDFPDALSAGPAAHRLGGGMLLSPRDAVPAVVASEIRRLRPERIVVVGGEPSLSTAVFSELATIAPTERIAGANRYETSRRVVRDAFIARSGGAATVFVATGSKFPDALAAGPAASKVAAPVVLVPGTSAAADAATTALITELHVRDAYVVGGADSVSDGIAGSLRMALSGELTRVAGANRYVTAASLNAKFFTSSESIYLASGTSFADALAAGALVSAEAAPLYLMQQNCAPYVIETEHQRLDAWRLVLVGGPDRIAPWDISGPYC; encoded by the coding sequence GTGAGTGCGTTCGCCGTGGATGGTCCTCGCGAATGGGGGCGCGTCTACGCGGGCGGGGTCGGGTCTCGTTCGGCAGCGAACGTGCTGACGGTGACATCCTCGGCAACCACGGTGGTGCCGGTTATGACCCTGGCGCCGGCGGCGCGACTCACCGGCACCCTTCGTCCGCCCGATACGGGTGTGACGATGCTCCCCGGCGGCAGCGTTGAGGTGTATCGAATGATCGAGGGCACCGAGGACTTCGAGTTCTACGACTCCTTTGAGGCCGAGAACACTCGCGGGCTGTACACAAGTCACTACCTCCCCGCCGGCTCGTACAAGGTTCGAGGAGTGAGCGCGTATTCGCAGCTGGCACCCACCTGGTGGACGGGCGGACGGGGCAGCTACGCGTACGCCAGCGCTGAACGTATCGATCTATCTAACGGCAGTGAGGTGGAGATCGACATGATCGTTCTCGGCCCCAGTGCCGCGATCGAGAGAATAGCTGGACCGAACCGATGGGAAACGAGCGTTGCGCTCTCACAACGCCTCTTTCCGGCGAGCGGACCGCAGGGGCAGCCAGCCAAGACTGTACCCGTCGTGTACGTGGTCAGCGGCGAAGACTTCCCCGACGCTTTGAGTGCGGGACCCGCCGCGCACCGACTCGGCGGGGGGATGCTGCTGTCGCCCCGGGATGCGGTGCCTGCCGTGGTTGCATCCGAGATTCGGCGGCTCAGGCCCGAACGCATCGTCGTTGTCGGCGGCGAGCCGAGCCTCTCGACAGCGGTCTTCAGCGAACTCGCGACCATCGCACCGACAGAGCGCATCGCCGGGGCCAACCGGTACGAGACGTCGCGGCGGGTCGTACGGGATGCCTTCATAGCTCGATCTGGCGGTGCCGCCACAGTCTTCGTCGCGACAGGAAGCAAGTTTCCGGATGCCCTTGCCGCAGGCCCCGCGGCCAGCAAGGTTGCAGCGCCCGTGGTGCTCGTCCCCGGCACGTCGGCGGCCGCGGATGCGGCAACCACTGCACTCATCACCGAACTTCACGTTCGGGACGCGTACGTCGTCGGGGGTGCCGACTCGGTCTCGGACGGAATTGCGGGCTCCTTGCGGATGGCGCTCTCGGGTGAGCTGACAAGGGTCGCGGGGGCGAACCGATACGTCACGGCCGCCTCACTGAATGCGAAATTCTTCACGAGTTCCGAGAGCATCTACCTTGCCAGTGGGACGAGTTTCGCTGATGCACTTGCCGCGGGGGCGCTCGTGAGCGCCGAGGCAGCTCCGCTGTACCTGATGCAACAGAACTGCGCGCCCTATGTCATCGAGACTGAGCATCAGCGCTTGGACGCGTGGCGCCTCGTGCTTGTGGGTGGGCCAGACCGAATCGCCCCGTGGGACATTAGCGGTCCGTACTGTTGA
- the ccsB gene encoding c-type cytochrome biogenesis protein CcsB yields the protein MIETLESYSLIAIYSAMGVYTIAFIMFALDLSRRSVATPVAASERVTRAVLNGSTAVLEKPTDAPARTPGPRYLRAAMALTVLAWALHVTGAVLRGLAAGRVPWANMFEFSLTATAIVVGVFLLVQVWQDLRFLGTFITGFALIGLGVGTVNFYVAVVPLPPALQSPWLVIHVFVATLGTGFFALGAALSIVQLLKSRRAAGPKFLNTLPTADRLENLAYRLNVVGFVFWTFTLIAGAIWAERAWGRYWGWDTKEVWTFIIWVIFAGYIHARATRGWRGSRSAWLAIIGFTAILFNFTIVNLFFKGLHAYSGL from the coding sequence GTGATCGAGACCCTGGAGTCCTACTCCCTCATTGCCATCTACTCGGCGATGGGCGTGTACACGATCGCGTTCATCATGTTCGCGCTGGACCTGTCGCGGCGTTCCGTGGCAACGCCGGTTGCGGCATCCGAGCGCGTGACGCGCGCCGTTCTGAACGGTTCGACGGCCGTCCTCGAGAAGCCGACGGATGCCCCGGCCAGAACCCCCGGCCCGCGCTACCTCCGCGCTGCCATGGCCCTCACGGTGCTGGCCTGGGCACTGCACGTGACGGGTGCCGTGCTGCGCGGGCTCGCCGCAGGCCGCGTCCCGTGGGCGAACATGTTCGAGTTCTCCCTCACGGCCACCGCGATCGTGGTCGGGGTGTTCCTCCTGGTGCAGGTCTGGCAGGACCTCCGCTTCCTCGGCACGTTCATCACGGGCTTCGCGCTTATCGGCCTCGGTGTCGGAACAGTCAACTTCTATGTCGCCGTCGTGCCCCTGCCGCCAGCACTGCAGTCGCCATGGCTGGTCATCCACGTCTTCGTTGCGACGCTCGGCACGGGCTTCTTCGCGCTCGGGGCCGCGCTCTCGATCGTCCAGCTCCTCAAGTCGCGGCGCGCGGCCGGCCCGAAGTTCCTGAACACGCTGCCCACAGCGGACCGCCTCGAGAACCTCGCCTATCGCCTCAACGTCGTCGGCTTCGTGTTCTGGACCTTCACCCTCATCGCTGGCGCCATCTGGGCCGAGCGCGCCTGGGGTCGCTACTGGGGCTGGGACACGAAGGAGGTCTGGACGTTCATCATCTGGGTCATCTTCGCCGGCTACATCCACGCACGGGCGACCCGCGGATGGCGCGGCTCCCGCTCGGCATGGCTCGCGATCATCGGCTTCACCGCCATCCTCTTCAACTTCACGATCGTCAACCTCTTCTTCAAGGGCCTGCACGCCTACAGCGGGCTGTAG
- a CDS encoding cytochrome c biogenesis protein ResB yields MDSSRPSDHYDADAVLPGDPAPEKITQPKLNAVGYLRFFWRQLTSMRTALFLLLLLAIAAIPGSLVPQVSSDPNGVIQYKAANPEISEVLDALGVFSTYTSVWFSAIYLLLFISLIGCVIPRTKHHFDALRARPPKTPADLSRMSAFETRETTADAELALDQAERLLRSQRYRVQRYGQSVSAERGYLRETGNLVFHTALIGVLLAVGIGGGFGYSGQRVVVEGQAFVNSLASYDSFNPGRFFTDSALTPYRIQLDSFEATYEEENFKAYGQPTDYVATVTTTLRGGESEQHRIKVNEPLSIGGTTAYLLGNGYAPLLVFRDPEGTAVFSQPVAFLPLDQNLFSRGIIKIPDGLDEQVGVQALLYPTTFPLANGTFTSSHPDLRDPTVSLEVYVGDLGLDGGQATNAYSLNTDELTQVAGRDAPQESIRLAPGETADLPNGLGTVELVDIPRFVSLDIHHDPSQFWVGLFAVLVVAGLVSSLFVARRRVWVKVVPGADGTITLQYAGLARGDDPRLEQAVTDLAERHNERLKVDE; encoded by the coding sequence GTGGATTCCTCCCGGCCCTCTGACCACTACGACGCTGACGCGGTGCTGCCGGGCGATCCGGCACCCGAGAAGATCACGCAGCCCAAGCTGAACGCCGTCGGGTACCTCCGGTTCTTCTGGCGGCAACTCACGAGCATGCGCACGGCGCTGTTCCTCCTGCTTCTGCTTGCCATCGCCGCGATCCCCGGCTCGCTTGTTCCCCAGGTCTCGTCCGACCCGAACGGCGTGATCCAGTACAAGGCGGCGAACCCCGAGATCTCCGAAGTGCTTGATGCCCTCGGCGTCTTCAGCACCTACACCTCCGTGTGGTTCTCGGCGATCTACCTCCTGCTCTTCATCTCGCTCATCGGCTGCGTCATCCCCCGTACGAAGCACCACTTCGATGCCCTGCGCGCCCGCCCACCCAAGACCCCCGCAGACCTCTCGCGCATGTCGGCGTTCGAGACGCGCGAGACGACGGCGGATGCCGAACTCGCGCTCGACCAGGCCGAGAGGCTCCTCCGTTCCCAGCGCTACCGGGTGCAGCGTTACGGCCAGTCAGTGAGCGCGGAACGCGGCTACCTGCGCGAGACGGGCAACCTCGTTTTCCACACGGCCCTCATCGGCGTTCTGCTCGCCGTGGGCATCGGCGGCGGCTTCGGCTATTCGGGCCAGCGCGTCGTCGTGGAAGGTCAGGCGTTCGTCAACTCGCTCGCGAGCTATGACTCTTTCAACCCCGGCCGGTTCTTCACGGACTCCGCACTCACCCCGTACCGCATCCAACTCGACTCCTTCGAGGCGACGTACGAGGAGGAGAACTTCAAGGCCTACGGCCAGCCCACCGACTACGTCGCAACCGTGACGACCACCCTGCGCGGCGGCGAGTCGGAGCAGCACCGCATCAAGGTCAATGAGCCGCTCTCCATCGGTGGCACCACGGCCTACCTCCTGGGCAACGGGTACGCGCCCCTCCTGGTGTTCCGCGATCCCGAGGGCACCGCGGTGTTCTCGCAGCCCGTCGCGTTCCTCCCGCTCGACCAGAACCTCTTCAGTCGCGGCATCATCAAGATCCCCGATGGCCTCGACGAGCAGGTGGGCGTGCAGGCGCTCCTGTATCCGACGACCTTCCCGCTCGCCAACGGCACCTTCACCTCGAGCCACCCCGACCTGCGCGACCCGACTGTCAGCCTCGAGGTCTACGTCGGCGATCTCGGTCTCGACGGCGGCCAGGCCACGAACGCGTACTCGCTCAATACCGACGAGTTGACGCAGGTCGCAGGCCGCGATGCGCCGCAGGAGAGCATCCGTCTCGCCCCCGGGGAGACCGCAGATCTGCCGAATGGTCTCGGCACCGTGGAGCTCGTGGACATCCCGCGATTCGTCTCCCTCGACATCCACCACGACCCTTCGCAGTTCTGGGTCGGCCTCTTCGCCGTTCTCGTGGTGGCCGGTCTTGTGTCGAGTCTCTTCGTCGCGCGGCGTCGCGTCTGGGTGAAGGTCGTGCCCGGTGCGGATGGCACGATCACCCTGCAGTACGCCGGCCTCGCGCGCGGCGACGACCCCCGACTCGAGCAGGCCGTGACAGACCTGGCGGAACGACACAACGAAAGGCTTAAGGTGGACGAGTGA